One Misgurnus anguillicaudatus chromosome 20, ASM2758022v2, whole genome shotgun sequence DNA segment encodes these proteins:
- the LOC129455293 gene encoding aurora kinase A- and ninein-interacting protein, producing the protein MKGTTKGTKVKPAGSATEEECGIWLDTTQLKEKKQQKKTPISKLLNPLAKSGGYNVAVSLNFTQTKLNMPITKQSTISSFFSPKLRDSKPRASHDEMYTSMHTEALCGVKRKHVATLEPSGTSDISTSQKFQVEQRNCDLDHVSVMEIKEQTFLHLMCGHASDEEEPPEKRRVFASHADHNVLETQEYRNKEVSATSRNPHIQTIPETETLFYRESHLIRKPLEEDCQNVLQSPHPKDFQEFQEKHVLGDHNTTIQRSILTSRPINANHKKPKANTDQEQFLYKPKASPAKLIGKENRQPASPIHNSHPSPFKRNLVLSPAKPRLKEKYTHSDTEMSGDSLAMLFTQDSEGFCVIAHRDQHQRSPLKDHGNGSNNTDYWNNASARSLDKEEEESDLEAEMLFTQDSEGNVVIKH; encoded by the exons atgaaaggCACTACTAAGGGCACTAAAGTTAAACCTGCAGGATCAGCTACAGAAGAGGAGTGTGGAATATGGCTTGACACAACTCAGTTAAAAGAGAAGAAACAACAG aaaaaGACTCCAATCTCCAAACTATTAAATCcattggcaaaatcaggaggaTACAATGTGGCTGTCTCTTTGAACTTTACTCAAACTAAACTTAACATGCCTATCACTAAGCAGAGCACAATATCGTCTTTCTTTTCACCTAAACTTAGAG ACTCCAAGCCAAGGGCCTCTCATGATGAGATGTACACCTCCATGCACACAGAGGCGTTATGTGGTGTTAAACGAAAACATGTGGCGACACTGGAGCCATCTGGAACGTCAGACATTTCAACAAGTCAAAAGTTTCAGGTCGAACAGAGGAACTGTGATCTAGATCATGTGTCAGTGATGGAAATAAAAGAGCAGACTTTCCTCCACTTGATGTGTGGTCACGCGTCAGACGAAGAAGAGCCACCAGAAAAGCGAAGAGTTTTTGCCAGTCATGCAGACCACAATGTGTTAGAGACACAGGAATACAGGAATAAAGAAGTATCTGCCACGAGTAGAAATCCACATATTCAGACAATTCCTGAAACTGAGACTCTTTTTTACAGGGAGTCCCATCTCATCCGAAAGCCTTTGGAGGAAGACTGTCAAAATGTTCTTCAGTCTCCACATCCGAAAGACTTTCAAGAGTTCCAGGAAAAACATGTTTTGGGAGATCATAATACCACTATTCAGAGGTCTATCTTAACCTCTAGGCCTATCAATGCAAACCACAAAAAACCAAAAGCTAATACGGATCAGGAACAATTTCTGTATAAACCTAAGGCTTCACCTGCGAAACTAATCGGAAAAGAAAATAGGCAGCCTGCATCACCTATTCACAACTCTCACCCATCCCCTTTTAAGCGAAATCTAGTATTAAGTCCGGCAAAGCCCAGGTTAAAGGAGAAATACACTCATTCGGACACAGAGATGTCAGGAGATAGCCTCGCTATGTTATTCACTCAAGACTCGGAGGGTTTCTGTGTGATTGCTCATCGTGACCAACACCAGAGGAGCCCACTGAAAGACCACGGCAATGGCTCTAACAACACAGATTACTGGAATAATGCATCCGCGAGGTCTTTAGATAAGGAGGAAGAGGAATCAGATCTAGAAGCAGAGATGCTTTTCACCCAAGACTCAGAAGGGAACGTGGTTATCAAGCACTAA
- the vps28 gene encoding vacuolar protein sorting-associated protein 28 homolog produces the protein MFHGIPATGVMGGAPANKPELYEEVKLYKNAREREKYDNMAELFAVVKTLQALEKAYIKDCVTPNEYTGACSRLLVQYKAAFKQVQGSDVGSIDDFCRKYRLDCPLAMERIKEDRPITIKDDKGNLNRCIADIVSLFITVMDKLRLEIRAMDEIQPDLRELMETMNRMSNMPPDSEAKDKVSLWLTTLSSMSASDELDDSQVRQMLFDLESAYNAFNRFLHSS, from the exons aTGTTTCATGGAATACCAGCCACTGGTGTGATGGGTGGGG caCCTGCCAACAAGCCAGAACTGTATGAG GAAgtaaaattgtacaaaaatgccagagaaagagaaaa GTATGACAACATGGCAGAGTTATTTGCTGTGGTGAAGACGCTCCAAGCTCTGGAGAAAGCGTACATCAAAGACTGTGTGACTCCTAATGA ATACACTGGAGCTTGCTCAAGATTGCTTGTCCAGTACAAGGCTGCTTTCAAACAGGTCCAAGGATCCGATGTTGGCTCCATCGATGACTTCTGTCGGAAATACAGA CTTGACTGCCCGCTCGCCATGGAGAGGATTAAAGAGGATCGGCCAATCACCATCAAGGATGACAAAGGCAACCTGAATCGTTGCATTGCAGACATAGTATCT CTTTTTATCACAGTGATGGACAAACTTCGACTAGAGATTCGTGCCATGGATGAG ATCCAGCCTGACCTGAGAGAGCTGATGGAGACCATGAATAGAATGAGCAACATGCCCCCAGATTCAGAGGCCAAAGACAAAGTTAGCCTCTG GTTAACAACACTAAGCAGCATGTCGGCATCTGATGAACTGGACGACTCCCAGGTTCGCCAGATGCTGTTTGATCTGGAATCTGCCTACAACGCCTTTAATCGATTCTTACACTCCTCCTAA
- the mapk15 gene encoding mitogen-activated protein kinase 15: MNITEVEEHITLKYEIKRRLGKGAYGIVWKAVDRKSGETVAVKKIFDAFRNRTDAQRTFREIMFLQEFGEHPNIIKLLNVIRAQNDKDIYLVFEYMDTDLHGVIKKGSILKDIHKRYIMYQLLKATKYLHSGNVIHRDQKPSNILLDSDCFVKLCDFGLARSLYQMQEDAVNPALTEYVATRWYRAPEILLGSTRYTKGVDMWSIGCILGEMLLGKPLFPGTSTINQIEKIMFAIPHPSTEDVLAIKSEYGASVIQRMLLRPQVPFSEMLQPSVPPDALDLVQRLLVFNPDKRLSADEALQHPYVSKFHNPAREPSLDYDVILPVDDDIQLSVTQYRNKLYEMILEKRVSRQIHKQPHFKQKTKEVSEDSGMDKSNETGAGVHRESKHGEDEHHERKSPKDKKSHNETGSLVAKPLSRPEQINSSAENNGPAVSPSAVKTTYNPITHAPNCLVKPPHHLTGLAHLNRIMKRNPEIGSVLPTGAANGFVGGEQRGRSAPVARTSSFSLTLAQPQNNPLLRKDEPTVSSGLCVTSARLNQRSNSQSREAKHPPRFSKKVFQSNSNVSATGDPRAKLGSYSQAYGTISKTGLDSLLKNCH, encoded by the exons ATGAACATCACGGAAGTGGAAGAACACATCACCTTAAAATATGAGATCAAAAGAAGACTTGGAAAAGGG GCATATGGAATTGTCTGGAAGGCTGTGGACCGAAAATCTGGAGAGACAGTTGCTGTGAAGAAAATCTTTGATGCGTTTAGAAATCGAACAGATGCTCAG AGAACATTCAGAGAAATTATGTTCCTTCAG GAGTTTGGGGAACATCCTAACATTATCAAATTACTGAATGTCATCAGAGCCCAAAACGACAAAGATATTTACCTTGTGTTTGAATACATGG aCACAGATCTACATGGAGTAATAAAGAAAGGAAGTATATTGAAAGACATTCATAAGCGGTATATAATGTACCAGCTTCTTAAAGCAACAAAATACCTTCATTCGGGCAACGTCATACATAGAGACCAAAAG CCATCCAACATATTACTAGACTCTGACTGCTTTGTAAAGCTGTGTGACTTTGGCTTAGCAAGATCACTTTATCAGATGCAAGAAGATGCTGTGAACCCTGCATTGACAGAGTATGTAGCAACACGATGGTACAGAGCCCCTGAAATTCTTCTGGGATCCACTAG GTATACGAAAGGTGTGGACATGTGGAGCATAGGCTGCATCCTGGGAGAGATGCTTCTGGGCAAACCGCTCTTCCCCGGGACTTCAACGATTAATCAGATCGAGAAAATCATGTTTGCCATTCCACATCCATCTACAGAGG ATGTTTTGGCAATCAAATCAGAATATGGGGCTTCTGTGATTCAGAGAATGCTGCTCAG ACCACAGGTGCCATTCAGTGAAATGCTGCAGCCATCAGTACCACCTGATGCTCTTGATTTAGTGCAGCGGCTGCTGGTTTTTAATCCAGACAAAAGACTCAGTGCAGATGAAGCTCTGCAGCACCCTTATGTGTCAAA ATTTCACAACCCAGCCAGAGAACCTAGTTTGGACTATGATGTCATTTTGCCAGTCGATGATGACATCCAGCTCTCTGTTACTCAGTATAGAAACAAACTTTATGAG ATGATCCTGGAGAAAAGGGTTAGTCGGCAAATCCATAAACAACCTCATTTCAAACAAAAGACAAAAGAAGTAAGTGAAGATAGTGGAATGGACAAAAGCAATGAAACCGGAGCTGGCGTTCACAGAGAAAGTAAACATGGTGAAGATGAACATCACGAAAGGAAATCTCCAAAAGATAAGAAGAGCCATAATGAAACTGGATCACTTGTTGCAAAACCTCTCAGTAGGCCTGAGCAAATAAACTCATCAGCTGAAAACAACGGTCCAGCTGTGAGCCCCAGTGCGGTCAAAACCACCTATAACCCCATTACACATGCGCCTA aTTGTTTAGTCAAACCGCCCCACCATCTTACAGGACTAGCTCATCTTAACCGTATCATGAAGAGAAATCCAGAAATTGGTAGTGTACTACCTACAGGTGCTGCTAATGGCTTTGTG GGTGGAGAACAACGGGGACGATCTGCCCCTGTGGCACGCACaagctctttctctctcacctTAGCACAACCACAAAATAATCCCCTGCTTCGCAAAGACGAGCCCACGGTTTCCTCTGGCCTTTGTGTCACCTCTGCTCGTCTG AACCAAAGGTCCAATTCGCAGTCACGTGAAGCCAAGCATCCTCCGAGGTTTAGCAAGAAGGTGTTCCAGAGTAATTCAAATGTTTCTGCTACTGGAGATCCTCGTGCCAAACTAGGAAGTTACTCTCAGGCGTATGGGACTATCAGCAAGACTGGACTGGACAGTCTTCTTAAGAATTGCCACTAG